A window from Dioscorea cayenensis subsp. rotundata cultivar TDr96_F1 chromosome 10, TDr96_F1_v2_PseudoChromosome.rev07_lg8_w22 25.fasta, whole genome shotgun sequence encodes these proteins:
- the LOC120269988 gene encoding short integuments 2, mitochondrial isoform X2 codes for MSGWAKLGKRVSEMGFNSGGGIVNWFPGHMAAATRAIRDRLKLADLVIEVRDARIPLSSANEDLQNVLASKRRIIALNKKDLANPNIMHKWARHFDLLKQDCLSINAHSRSSVSQLLALVELKLKEAISREPTLLVLVVGVPNVGKSALINSINRIAASRFPAQEKTKRAVVGPLPGVTQDIAGYKIANQPSIYVLDTPGVLVPSIPDIETGLKLALTGAVKDSVVGEERLAQYLLAVLNIRKVPLHWDRLYNQKIKESLDGSSDSKENIFGDGLSRKRNRINCSDVSYIEDLAEEVQRTLYATFIESAVDVEDESELESLIDRQLTALQTSFRIPPKASDEARTMVSKKLLTLFRMGKLGPFVLDDLPDSCKPIT; via the exons ATGAGCGGATGGGCGAAGCTGGGGAAGCGGGTGTCGGAGATGGGCTTCAACTCCGGCGGTGGCATCGTCAACTGGTTCCCTGGCCACATGGCCGCTGCCACTCGTGCCATCCGTGACCGCCTCAAGCTCGCTGATCTCGTCATCGAAGTCCGTGATGCTCGC ATCCCTTTATCTTCTGCAAATGAGGATCTCCAAAATGTACTGGCCTCAAAGAGGCGTATAATTGCCCTGAACAAGAAGGATCTGGCAAATCCTAATATTATGCAT AAATGGGCTCGACATTTTGACCTTCTCAAGCAAGATTGCCTTTCAATTAATGCTCATAGCAGAAGTTCTGTCAGTCAG CTTCTTGCTCTTGTGGAATTAAAATTGAAGGAAGCAATCTCTAGAGAACCTACTCTTCTTGTTCTAGTGGTTGGTGTTCCCAATGTTGGCAAATCAGCTCTGATCAATTCTATCAATCGAATTGCAGCTTCTCGCTTTCCTG CTCAGGAAAAGACCAAACGGGCTGTTGTGGGACCATTGCCTGGTGTTACCCAGGATATTGCAGGATATAAG ATAGCTAACCAGCCTAGCATTTATGTCCTTGATACACCGGGCGTGCTGGTTCCAAGCATTCCAGATATAGAAACAGGTCTAAAGCTTGCTCTGACAG GGGCTGTCAAAGATTCTGTGGTGGGTGAGGAACGACTTGCTCAATATTTATTGGCTGTTCTGAACATTAGAAAAGTTCCTCTACATTGGGATCGCTTGTACAACCAGAAAATAAAGGAATCTTTGGATGGATCCTCTGACAGTAAAGAGAATATTTTTGGTGATGGCTTATCAAGAAAGAGAAACAGAATAAATTGTTCCGATGTCTCTTATATTGAG gaTCTTGCAGAAGAAGTTCAGCGAACATTGTATGCTACATTCATAGAATCTGCCGTTGATGTGGAGGACGAGAGTGAACTAGAAAGTCTTATCGACAGACAACTCACTGCCCTTCAAACGTCGTTCAGGATACCGCCGAAAGCATCAGATGAAGCTCGCACTATGGTTTCAAAGAAGTTGTTGACATTATTCAGGATGGGCAAATTGGGACCATTTGTTCTTGACGATCTTCCCGATTCTTGCAAACCTATTACCTAA
- the LOC120269988 gene encoding short integuments 2, mitochondrial isoform X3, producing MKFLLIDLLICSKIPLSSANEDLQNVLASKRRIIALNKKDLANPNIMHKWARHFDLLKQDCLSINAHSRSSVSQLLALVELKLKEAISREPTLLVLVVGVPNVGKSALINSINRIAASRFPAQEKTKRAVVGPLPGVTQDIAGYKIANQPSIYVLDTPGVLVPSIPDIETGLKLALTGAVKDSVVGEERLAQYLLAVLNIRKVPLHWDRLYNQKIKESLDGSSDSKENIFGDGLSRKRNRINCSDVSYIEDLAEEVQRTLYATFIESAVDVEDESELESLIDRQLTALQTSFRIPPKASDEARTMVSKKLLTLFRMGKLGPFVLDDLPDSCKPIT from the exons ATGAAGTTTTTGTTGATAGATTTGCTGATATGCTCGAAG ATCCCTTTATCTTCTGCAAATGAGGATCTCCAAAATGTACTGGCCTCAAAGAGGCGTATAATTGCCCTGAACAAGAAGGATCTGGCAAATCCTAATATTATGCAT AAATGGGCTCGACATTTTGACCTTCTCAAGCAAGATTGCCTTTCAATTAATGCTCATAGCAGAAGTTCTGTCAGTCAG CTTCTTGCTCTTGTGGAATTAAAATTGAAGGAAGCAATCTCTAGAGAACCTACTCTTCTTGTTCTAGTGGTTGGTGTTCCCAATGTTGGCAAATCAGCTCTGATCAATTCTATCAATCGAATTGCAGCTTCTCGCTTTCCTG CTCAGGAAAAGACCAAACGGGCTGTTGTGGGACCATTGCCTGGTGTTACCCAGGATATTGCAGGATATAAG ATAGCTAACCAGCCTAGCATTTATGTCCTTGATACACCGGGCGTGCTGGTTCCAAGCATTCCAGATATAGAAACAGGTCTAAAGCTTGCTCTGACAG GGGCTGTCAAAGATTCTGTGGTGGGTGAGGAACGACTTGCTCAATATTTATTGGCTGTTCTGAACATTAGAAAAGTTCCTCTACATTGGGATCGCTTGTACAACCAGAAAATAAAGGAATCTTTGGATGGATCCTCTGACAGTAAAGAGAATATTTTTGGTGATGGCTTATCAAGAAAGAGAAACAGAATAAATTGTTCCGATGTCTCTTATATTGAG gaTCTTGCAGAAGAAGTTCAGCGAACATTGTATGCTACATTCATAGAATCTGCCGTTGATGTGGAGGACGAGAGTGAACTAGAAAGTCTTATCGACAGACAACTCACTGCCCTTCAAACGTCGTTCAGGATACCGCCGAAAGCATCAGATGAAGCTCGCACTATGGTTTCAAAGAAGTTGTTGACATTATTCAGGATGGGCAAATTGGGACCATTTGTTCTTGACGATCTTCCCGATTCTTGCAAACCTATTACCTAA
- the LOC120269988 gene encoding short integuments 2, mitochondrial isoform X1: protein MFTLSLSIYLCCLPLHPQLPFGSLFLSLNLLVYIYSHFSPNLSHRFPLIINNNNKKGRRGSHMIPLSSANEDLQNVLASKRRIIALNKKDLANPNIMHKWARHFDLLKQDCLSINAHSRSSVSQLLALVELKLKEAISREPTLLVLVVGVPNVGKSALINSINRIAASRFPAQEKTKRAVVGPLPGVTQDIAGYKIANQPSIYVLDTPGVLVPSIPDIETGLKLALTGAVKDSVVGEERLAQYLLAVLNIRKVPLHWDRLYNQKIKESLDGSSDSKENIFGDGLSRKRNRINCSDVSYIEDLAEEVQRTLYATFIESAVDVEDESELESLIDRQLTALQTSFRIPPKASDEARTMVSKKLLTLFRMGKLGPFVLDDLPDSCKPIT, encoded by the exons ATgttcactctctctctctctatctatctCTGTTGTTTGCCGCTCCACCCGCAACTTCCTTTTGGttccctctttctctctctaaatcTCTTGGTCTATATATATTCCCACTTCTCCCCCAATCTTTCTCACCGCTTTCCtctcatcatcaacaacaacaataagaaggGAAGAAGAGGAAGCCATATG ATCCCTTTATCTTCTGCAAATGAGGATCTCCAAAATGTACTGGCCTCAAAGAGGCGTATAATTGCCCTGAACAAGAAGGATCTGGCAAATCCTAATATTATGCAT AAATGGGCTCGACATTTTGACCTTCTCAAGCAAGATTGCCTTTCAATTAATGCTCATAGCAGAAGTTCTGTCAGTCAG CTTCTTGCTCTTGTGGAATTAAAATTGAAGGAAGCAATCTCTAGAGAACCTACTCTTCTTGTTCTAGTGGTTGGTGTTCCCAATGTTGGCAAATCAGCTCTGATCAATTCTATCAATCGAATTGCAGCTTCTCGCTTTCCTG CTCAGGAAAAGACCAAACGGGCTGTTGTGGGACCATTGCCTGGTGTTACCCAGGATATTGCAGGATATAAG ATAGCTAACCAGCCTAGCATTTATGTCCTTGATACACCGGGCGTGCTGGTTCCAAGCATTCCAGATATAGAAACAGGTCTAAAGCTTGCTCTGACAG GGGCTGTCAAAGATTCTGTGGTGGGTGAGGAACGACTTGCTCAATATTTATTGGCTGTTCTGAACATTAGAAAAGTTCCTCTACATTGGGATCGCTTGTACAACCAGAAAATAAAGGAATCTTTGGATGGATCCTCTGACAGTAAAGAGAATATTTTTGGTGATGGCTTATCAAGAAAGAGAAACAGAATAAATTGTTCCGATGTCTCTTATATTGAG gaTCTTGCAGAAGAAGTTCAGCGAACATTGTATGCTACATTCATAGAATCTGCCGTTGATGTGGAGGACGAGAGTGAACTAGAAAGTCTTATCGACAGACAACTCACTGCCCTTCAAACGTCGTTCAGGATACCGCCGAAAGCATCAGATGAAGCTCGCACTATGGTTTCAAAGAAGTTGTTGACATTATTCAGGATGGGCAAATTGGGACCATTTGTTCTTGACGATCTTCCCGATTCTTGCAAACCTATTACCTAA